In Mus musculus strain C57BL/6J chromosome 14, GRCm38.p6 C57BL/6J, the following are encoded in one genomic region:
- the Gm21977 gene encoding predicted gene 21977 — protein sequence MGSQAGMLSMLLRVFRRENRIHTDTRPRQKEAGRPSWWERARNNWSWRRHRSAGEASQQAPTINEQEKRHERLEKLKRELQNIKNARDELQGILANYTNKDLNDRINFETFMLEMQHDQVMTDLKRMPQDISEALSKCKQLTKENQFYCFRNCHLLIESNLIQHKVRMLRKENRQLLREQIALEEGNTETKILCKEGSQKIKDYYTKQQQV from the exons atgggttcccaagcaggcatgttgtccatgctcctcagggtatttcggagagagaatagaatacacacagacactagaccaaggcagaaggaggccggccgcccatcatggtgggaaagggcaagaaacaactggtcgtggagaaggcaca GGTCTGCTGGGGAGGCATCACAGCAAGCCCCCACCATCAATGAGCAGGAGAAGAGACACGAGAGGTTGGAGAAGCTCAAAAGAGAGCTCCAGAACATAAAAAATGCCAGAGACGAACTTCAGGGAATCCTGGCCAactacactaacaaggatttaaatgacag gatcaactttgagacattcatgcttgagatgcaacatgaccaggtgatgactgacctgaagagaatgccccaggacatcagtgaggccttgtccaagtgcaagcagttgactaaagaaaatcagttctACTG cttcaggaactgccacctcctgattgaatctaacctcatccagcacaaagtcaggatgttgaggaaggagaacagacagctgctaagggagcagattgcattggaagaaggcaacacagaaacaaaaatactatgtaaggaaggcagccagaagatcaaAGACTACTATactaagcagcagcag GTCTGA
- the Gm21977 gene encoding predicted gene 21977 isoform X1: protein MGSQAGSAGEASQQAPTINEQEKRHERLEKLKRELQNIKNARDELQGILANYTNKDLNDRINFETFMLEMQHDQVMTDLKRMPQDISEALSKCKQLTKENQFYCFRNCHLLIESNLIQHKVRMLRKENRQLLREQIALEEGNTETKILCKEGSQKIKDYYTKQQQHKVRMLWKENRQLLEEQIALEECSNESKRQCKEGSLKTNDLCTKQQQGLHKALFLLPASWMLAGITGDTQTPVSGGEDTRQDVTFMATSNLATRYCPPPSWSLLAFLSRQRSSWTPDSNPFQLYGMER, encoded by the exons atgggttcccaagcag GGTCTGCTGGGGAGGCATCACAGCAAGCCCCCACCATCAATGAGCAGGAGAAGAGACACGAGAGGTTGGAGAAGCTCAAAAGAGAGCTCCAGAACATAAAAAATGCCAGAGACGAACTTCAGGGAATCCTGGCCAactacactaacaaggatttaaatgacag gatcaactttgagacattcatgcttgagatgcaacatgaccaggtgatgactgacctgaagagaatgccccaggacatcagtgaggccttgtccaagtgcaagcagttgactaaagaaaatcagttctACTG cttcaggaactgccacctcctgattgaatctaacctcatccagcacaaagtcaggatgttgaggaaggagaacagacagctgctaagggagcagattgcattggaagaaggcaacacagaaacaaaaatactatgtaaggaaggcagccagaagatcaaAGACTACTATactaagcagcagcag cacaaagtcaggatgttgtggaaggagaacagacagttGCTAGAGGAGCAGATTGCATTAGAAGAATGTTCCAACGAATCAAAGAGGCAGTGTAAAGAAGGCAGCCTGAAAACCAATGACCTATGtaccaagcagcagcag GGCCTTCACAAAGCACTCTTTCTCTTGCCTGCCTCGTGGATGCTGGCAGGGATCACAGGAGATACTCAGACCCCTGTGTCAGGAGGTGAGGACACCAGGCAAGATGTGACCTTCATGGCCACTTCCAATCTAGCCACACGCTATTGTCCCCCTCCCAGTTGGTCACTGCTAGCTTTCCTTTCTAGGCAGAGGAGTTCCTGGACCCCTGACAGCAACCCCTTCCAgctctatggtatggagaggtga